In the Sphaerodactylus townsendi isolate TG3544 linkage group LG10, MPM_Stown_v2.3, whole genome shotgun sequence genome, one interval contains:
- the LOC125439653 gene encoding vomeronasal type-1 receptor 92-like, with protein sequence MIPNLMFTTSILIYLLSFIGMIGNLIVLFAFISNAVRQKSLQPLDRIIVNMALVNLFLCCYKAIPGLLIVSSTNVFGELGCRILLYTYHTLRLISIWSVENLSFLHLIKIRRPNHRWSKFIYRHQGKYVNVTLAGCWIFSIILQIPYMLYEKTADGRNKTIAFLATSTCLRSTESFAMKFTTYASVSLDFVFIILVVVLNGFIIDLLWKHSRKVKAVSTITNSGWNRHTAQATKVLLSLLSIYVVCWISNDIVWIAIASGHIKNSFDNSVLNAMYGILSSVYYSASSFVVVLGYRKVREYLTEACWCLRCEKPTVVQRVILNGPSKTG encoded by the coding sequence ATGATTCCCAATCTCATGTTTACCACCTCCATCCTGATTTACTTGTTATCCTTCATCGGCATGATCGGCAACTTGATCGTCCTGTTTGCCTTCATCAGCAACGCCGTCCGGCAGAAGTCGCTGCAGCCGCTGGACCGCATCATCGTCAATATGGCTCTGGTGAACCTCTTCCTCTGCTGCTACAAGGCCATCCCGGGGCTCCTCATTGTGAGCAGCACCAATGTTTTCGGAGAACTGGGCTGCAGGATCCTGCTGTATACGTACCACACGTTGAGACTGATCAGCATCTGGTCCGTCGAGAACCTGAGCTTCCTCCACCTGATCAAGATTCGAAGGCCCAACCACCGATGGTCAAAATTCATCTACAGGCATCAAGGGAAATATGTCAACGTCACCCTTGCCGGCTGTTGGATATTCAGCATCATCTTGCAGATCCCTTACATGCTGTATGAGAAGACCGCGGACGGGAGGAACAAGACAATAGCCTTCTTGGCCACCTCGACATGCTTGAGGTCCACGGAGAGCTTCGCCATGAAGTTCACCACGTACGCATCCGTCAGCTTGGACTTTGTCTTCATCATTCTGGTTGTCGTCCTCAACGGTTTCATCATCGACCTCCTCTGGAAGCACAGCCGGAAAGTGAAGGCCGTTTCCACGATCACCAACAGCGGCTGGAACAGGCACACGGCCCAGGCCACGAAGGTCTTGCTCTCGCTTCTCTCCATCTACGTGGTCTGCTGGATCTCCAACGACATCGTCTGGATCGCCATTGCCTCAGGGCACATCAAGAACAGCTTTGACAACAGTGTCCTCAATGCGATGTACGGCATCCTGTCTTCCGTTTATTACTCAGCCAGTTCGTTCGTTGTGGTGCTGGGATATAGGAAGGTCCGGGAGTACTTGACGGAAGCCTGCTGGTGTTTGAGGTGTGAAAAACCCACTGTGGTTCAGAGGGTGATTCTGAATGGGCCAAGCAAAACAGGTTGA